The Actinomyces wuliandei genome contains the following window.
TGGGCTACTTTGGTGGGGTGCTTCCGGCCTCGGTGGTGCACCTGTGGGAGCGGTTCGGGTTCGAGGGCTTCGGGCAGGGGCGGTGGTGGTTCACCGACCCCTTCCAGTGGGCGCCGGTGGTGGAGGCCTGGCTGGAGGGCACCCCTGTGCCGTTCCCCAGCCAGCGGTGGTGGTGCCTGGCCCGCAACGCCACGGGCGACATGAGGCTGTGGGGGAGGTCTCCGGCCCCGCCCTGGACGTCGACCCAGTGATGGGGTGGGTGCGTCCCGACGCGGGCCACGCCCGGGACATGGCTGACTCGGTGATGCGTGAGCGCATGGGTGCCATTGCCATGACCTCCCCCCGCAGGGAGAGCCTTGATGATGACGACACCGGGGTTCTGGTGGCTGACTGGGCCATCGAGAACCTGGGGGTGCTGGAGGCGGGGCAGGTCTACGGGCTGACCCCGGCCTACTGCCTGACCGGGAGGGTCAGCCTGGACCAGGTCGGTATCGAGGACGCCACCGCGCACCTCACTTTTCTGGCCCAGGCCCAGGAGCACACCCTGGTGGAGGACTTCTCCGCCGCCGCCGCACAGGTCGCCGCCAGCATCGCCGCAGGAGGCCAGACCACCAGCCAGGGTGACGGTCCCGGCGGCACCAGTAGCGGCCCTGGTGGCACCGGTCCCGGTCCGGGGGCTGGGTCGTGACGCCCGGGCGCTGGCGGGGCTGGCTGCGCGGGCGCGGGCGCCCCACCGCCTCTGCTGCTGGTCCCGCCGCGCCTGGCGGCGGGGCCGGTGGTGGACAGGCCCCCGGCCCCGGCCACAGCAGCGGCGGCGGCGATGGCGCGGCCCTGGTGGCTGGTGACATCTTCACCCCCGGCAGGGCCGGCGGGCAGGGGGTGCTGGTGTGGGAGGGGGCGGTGGCAGCCCCTGACAGCCCGCTGGCGTGGCACTCGGCCACCCCGGTGGAGGTGTTCTTCCACACCGGCCACCACCGCGCCACCCAGGAGCTGGCCTCCGAGTTCACCCGCCAGCTGGACCGACAACTCTCCGCCCTGTCCCTGCTCAGCGCTGAGCGGCTGCTGGAGGGCATCCGCGCCTACCGCACCCAGGGACGCCAGCCCACCTCCAAGGCCACCAGGCGAGCCCGTGACACCTTCATGGACAAGGTCGTGGACGACCTGCGGCGTGTGCACCAGCTCTCCCGGGAGGACGCGCGCGCCAGGGCGGCTGAGGTCGACCGGGCGCTGGTGGTGCTCCACGAGCCCGACCAGCTCCTGGCGGGGCCAGGCGGCCCCGCCACCACCGGGCCGCAGCCCGGCTACCCCTCCCTGGGCCACGGGCAGGTCAACTCCTCGGTGGGCTCCCAGAACAAGCCCATGGTGGCGGTCCTGGAGCAGGCCGCCCTCCAGGTCCCCCCCGGAGCAGCGTTCCCGGGCGCGCCTGCTGGTGCGCGCGGTGCTGACAGACTCCCCCGACCTGGCCCAGGACCTGCGCCACGGCCAGGTGGTCCTGGAGCCCCGCACCCAGGCCCAGGTGAGCGCCACCAGCCCCCGGGGGCCACCGTGGACACCCAGCCACGTCGCCGCCACCATCGCCACCGGCCACGACCCCTGGCACCCACCACCCGCGCAGGAGCAGAGACACGGCCAGACCCGCCAGGACACCCGGGGCCAACAGCCCGGCCAGGACCAGCCCGGGGCACCCACCGGGGCCGACCCCTCCCGCACCACCAGCCTGCGCGAGGCCTCCTTCCCCCACCCGCCTACCGCCGCCGTGCGCGTACCACCACCCCAGACGGGCCAGCCGTCGCGGCCGCTGACCCGCGAGGAGGTCCTGGCCAGGATCACCACCCAGCAGCCCCGCACCCCACGCCAGACCCCCACCAGAAAACACCGACACAACCGAGGCCTGGGCCGCTAGCAGCCGGTGCCAGCCGCGTGAGGGGCTGGCAGCCTTCCTGGTGACGTTCCTGGCGGCCCGCGCCCACGGACGCGGGCCGCAGCGTGGTCCTGGGTCCGCCCGCCACCGCCCCACCCACCACCTGGCCCGGTCCGGCGTGACCGGGCACGACCCCGGCATACTGTCGGGGTACTGTGGCGCCCCGCCCGCGTCCTTGTGCCCCGTGCCCAGGAGGCCCCCGGGGCGCCCGACCACATCCGCACGGCCCAGGAGACCTTGATGACGACACCAATCGGCTCTCTCGTCCCCACGCACTGGTACAACCTCGCGGCGGACTTCCCCGAGCCCCTGCCACCGGCCCTGCACCCGGGGACGCGCGAGCCGCTGCGCCCCGAGGACCTTGAGCACCTGTTCCCCCGCGAGCTCATCGCCCAGGAGCTCTCCACCGAGCGCTTCATCGAGATTCCCCAGGCGGTGCGGGAGGTCTACGCCAAGTGGCGTCCCTCCCCGCTCATCCGTGCCGATCGCCTGGAGCGGGTGCTGGGTACCCGGGCCAGGATCTTCTACAAGTACGAGGGGGTCAGCCCGGCTGGCTCGCACAAGCCCAACACCGCTGTCGCCCAGGCCTGGTACAACGCCCAGGAGGGGACCACCCGGCTGACCACGGAGACCGGGGCCGGGCAGTGGGGCGCCTCGCTGGCTCTGGCCTGCTCCCTGTTCGGGATGAGCTGCGAGGTGTGGCAGGTGCGTTCCTCCTACGAGTCCAAGCCCTACCGGCGCTACCAGATGGAGGTCTACGGCTCGACCTGCCACTCCTCACCCTCTGAGCTGACCCGGGCGGGCAGGGACGTGCTGGCCCAGGACCCGCAGACCACCGGCAGCCTGGGCATGGCGATCAGTGAGGCGGTGGAGGTGGCTGCGGCCAGTGAGGACGTCCACTACGCCCTGGGGTCGGTGCTCAACCACGTCATGCTCCACCAGACGGTGATCGGGCTGGAGGCCGTGGCCCAGCTGCGCCAGGCCGGGGTGGACCAGCCCGACGTCGTCTTTGGGTGCGCCGGGGGCGGCTCCAACCTGGCGGGCCTGTCCTTCCCCTTTATCGGGCGCAATCTCACTGAGGGCACCAGCAGCCGTGTCGTCGCCTGCGAGCCTGCGGCGTGCCCCACGATCACCCAGGGGGAGTACCGCTACGACGTCGGAGACGTCGCTGGTACGACCCCGATGATGAAGATGTACACCCTCGGGGCGGACTTCGTGCCTCCTGCCATCCACGCCGGGGGCCTGCGCTACCACGGCATGGCTCCCATGGTCTCCCACGCGGTCCACCTGGGTCTCATGGATGCTGTCGCCGTGTCCCAGGAGGACGCCTTCGCCGCAGGTCTGCTCTTTGCCCGCAGTGAGGGAGTCGTCCCGGCCCCTGAGTCCACCCACGCCGTGGCTGCCGCCCTGGAGCACGCCCGCCAGGCAAGGAATGATGAGGTCATTCTCATCGGCCTGTCCGGCAACGGCGTCCTTGACCTGCCTGCCTACGAGGCCTACCTCTGACTGGCCTGTCCCGGACGGGGAGCCGCCCAACGGCCAGGACATTGTTGGCTCACAGGGGGTGGTCAGGAAGTGCGCACCGCTTCTTGGTAGCCTGCGACCATGAACGGGACGAACCATTACAACGGTCTCAAGACCGCCGTCCTCCTGGGCGGTATGTGGGGACTGCTCATTCTCATCGGGTACGTCCTGGCCCAGGGGACGGGCTCGTCGGTCTGGCTGTTCGTCATGCCGCTTATCGGTGTGGCCCAGACGGCCTACGCCTACTGGAACTCTGACAAGATCGCGGTGCGCTCCATGGGGGCCATTGAGGTCTCGGAGGCCCAGTACCCGCAGATGTACGCCATCGTGCGTGAGCTGTCCACCTCGGCCGGGCAGCCGATGCCCAGGCTCTACGTGGCGCCCACGGTGAGCCCCAACGCCTTCGCCACCGGCCGCGACCCCCAGCACGCCGCCGTGTGCTGCACCCAGGGCATCCTCCAGCTCCTGAACGACCGCGAGCTGCGCGGGGTCCTGGGGCACGAGCTGTCCCACGTGTACAACCGTGACATCCTCACCAGCTCGGTGGCGGCGGGAATCGCGGGGGTCATCTCCTCGATCTCCACCATGGCGCTGTGGTTCGGGGGAGGCCGTGACCGCCGTGACGGCGGCAATGTCATCGTCGTCCTGCTGCTGGCGCTCCTGGCGCCGCTGGCCGCTGCCCTGACGCAGTTCGCCATCTCGCGCACGCGTGAGTTCGATGCCGACCACGACGGCGCTGTGCTCACCCACGACCCCCTGGCCCTGGCCAGTGCCCTGCGAAAGCTGGAGACCGGCGTCAACGCCGCCCCGCTGGCCCAGGACCCCCGGGTCGAGCCGGTGTCGTCCATGATGATTGCCAACCCCTTCGGGTCGCGGGTGCGCAACCTCTTTGCCACCCACCCGCCCATGGACCAGCGCATCGCCCGCCTGGAGAAGATGGCTGGCTACTGACGCTGACCGGCCAGGCTGCCGGGAGGGCTGGTGCTGGCGCACGGAGGCGCGCCGTGCTGAGAACCGTGCTGAGATAGGGCGGTGGACAGCACGCAGGAGGTCGTGGCCCGCACGGACTCAGCCGAGTTCGCCTCCGTTCTGCGCCGGGCGGCCGAGTCGGGCAGAGTGGCGGGTGTCGGTGCCGGCTCTGTGCGACTCACCCGGCTAGGGGCGGGTGAGAGCTTTACCGCCTGGCTGCTGCGTCCCTGCCACGAGGATGGCCGTCCGCTGCGGGTCGTGCGGGTGCCGCGCCTGCCTGCTGAGGAGCTGCCCCGTTCCCTGAGAGGGGAGTACGAGGCGCTGTCACGTGTGCCAGCGGACCTGGGGTCGCACGGGGTGGCCCTGGAGGAGGACAGTGACAACGCCCTGGGTGCGCCCTACCTGGTGACTACCTACGTGCCGGGGCGGGTGCTCCCGCCCTGGGCGTGGACGCCTCGTCTGGCCTGTGCCCTGGCAGAGCAGGTGGCCCGCCTGCACCACCTGCTGGGGGAGGCTCAGACGGCCGGGGAGGGGACGGCTGGATCTCAGCTGCAGTCCGGTCAGGGCAGTCACCCCGGTGCTCTGCGGGAGGCTGAGGAGGTCCTGGGGTGGTGGAGGTCCCACCACCCCGACGTGCTGGAGGAGCCTCGGGCGTCGTGTCTGCTCGACCCGTGGTGGCAGGCGCTGGCCAGCCTCAACCCGGTGACGGTGGGGACGCCCCTGCACCCGCTTGTCCACGGGGACGTGGTGGTGACCAACGTCGTCGTCGGTCCTGACGGCGTCCCCCGGCTCATTGACTGGGAGTGGGCGGCGCCGGGGGACCCGGCTAAGGACTTGGCACTCATCGGGGGAGAGGTGACGGGCGGGCCCTGGTACGCCCACCTGTCCCGGGAGGCGGTGACGGACATGGTCTCCCGCTACGTGACGGTTCGTCGTCGGCTGGCTGGGTCGGAAGATGCGGACAAGGGCAGGGACTGCGAGGGCGCCGGGGGCCGC
Protein-coding sequences here:
- a CDS encoding GAD-like domain-containing protein; this translates as MRMSKEEWRQGWLHVTPEWVDANMDDLVKEGYAPMGVGAPATAEHLGYFGGVLPASVVHLWERFGFEGFGQGRWWFTDPFQWAPVVEAWLEGTPVPFPSQRWWCLARNATGDMRLWGRSPAPPWTSTQ
- a CDS encoding T6SS immunity protein Tdi1 domain-containing protein produces the protein MGEVSGPALDVDPVMGWVRPDAGHARDMADSVMRERMGAIAMTSPRRESLDDDDTGVLVADWAIENLGVLEAGQVYGLTPAYCLTGRVSLDQVGIEDATAHLTFLAQAQEHTLVEDFSAAAAQVAASIAAGGQTTSQGDGPGGTSSGPGGTGPGPGAGS
- a CDS encoding polymorphic toxin type 15 domain-containing protein — protein: MTPGRWRGWLRGRGRPTASAAGPAAPGGGAGGGQAPGPGHSSGGGDGAALVAGDIFTPGRAGGQGVLVWEGAVAAPDSPLAWHSATPVEVFFHTGHHRATQELASEFTRQLDRQLSALSLLSAERLLEGIRAYRTQGRQPTSKATRRARDTFMDKVVDDLRRVHQLSREDARARAAEVDRALVVLHEPDQLLAGPGGPATTGPQPGYPSLGHGQVNSSVGSQNKPMVAVLEQAALQVPPGAAFPGAPAGARGADRLPRPGPGPAPRPGGPGAPHPGPGERHQPPGATVDTQPRRRHHRHRPRPLAPTTRAGAETRPDPPGHPGPTARPGPARGTHRGRPLPHHQPARGLLPPPAYRRRARTTTPDGPAVAAADPRGGPGQDHHPAAPHPTPDPHQKTPTQPRPGPLAAGASRVRGWQPSW
- a CDS encoding TrpB-like pyridoxal phosphate-dependent enzyme; this translates as MTTPIGSLVPTHWYNLAADFPEPLPPALHPGTREPLRPEDLEHLFPRELIAQELSTERFIEIPQAVREVYAKWRPSPLIRADRLERVLGTRARIFYKYEGVSPAGSHKPNTAVAQAWYNAQEGTTRLTTETGAGQWGASLALACSLFGMSCEVWQVRSSYESKPYRRYQMEVYGSTCHSSPSELTRAGRDVLAQDPQTTGSLGMAISEAVEVAAASEDVHYALGSVLNHVMLHQTVIGLEAVAQLRQAGVDQPDVVFGCAGGGSNLAGLSFPFIGRNLTEGTSSRVVACEPAACPTITQGEYRYDVGDVAGTTPMMKMYTLGADFVPPAIHAGGLRYHGMAPMVSHAVHLGLMDAVAVSQEDAFAAGLLFARSEGVVPAPESTHAVAAALEHARQARNDEVILIGLSGNGVLDLPAYEAYL
- the htpX gene encoding zinc metalloprotease HtpX, whose translation is MNGTNHYNGLKTAVLLGGMWGLLILIGYVLAQGTGSSVWLFVMPLIGVAQTAYAYWNSDKIAVRSMGAIEVSEAQYPQMYAIVRELSTSAGQPMPRLYVAPTVSPNAFATGRDPQHAAVCCTQGILQLLNDRELRGVLGHELSHVYNRDILTSSVAAGIAGVISSISTMALWFGGGRDRRDGGNVIVVLLLALLAPLAAALTQFAISRTREFDADHDGAVLTHDPLALASALRKLETGVNAAPLAQDPRVEPVSSMMIANPFGSRVRNLFATHPPMDQRIARLEKMAGY
- a CDS encoding phosphotransferase family protein, producing the protein MDSTQEVVARTDSAEFASVLRRAAESGRVAGVGAGSVRLTRLGAGESFTAWLLRPCHEDGRPLRVVRVPRLPAEELPRSLRGEYEALSRVPADLGSHGVALEEDSDNALGAPYLVTTYVPGRVLPPWAWTPRLACALAEQVARLHHLLGEAQTAGEGTAGSQLQSGQGSHPGALREAEEVLGWWRSHHPDVLEEPRASCLLDPWWQALASLNPVTVGTPLHPLVHGDVVVTNVVVGPDGVPRLIDWEWAAPGDPAKDLALIGGEVTGGPWYAHLSREAVTDMVSRYVTVRRRLAGSEDADKGRDCEGAGGRAEKAEEHDEQVRRLLVRRDAWELVDRVSNLLYCLSRRGQGNYLRWARELAESLEARLAALPD